The genomic DNA GTTTCTGGTCCTTTGTTCGTTGATCGTTGCTGAACGCGAGTCGTCTCGGTGCTGCCACGATCCATGAACGACGAACCACGAACAGCCTTCTGACCCAGTCGCGGAAAGGCGGCCAGGAACAGGTTTTCGGCGATGGAGAGATTCGGAAAGAGATTTAGTTCCTGATGGATGAACGCCACGCCAGCGCGCGTGGCCTCTTTCGGGGCGGCGGGCGCATGGGGTTCGCCCGCGAGCGACATCTGGCCGGCGTCGGGCGTCAGGTTGCCGCCGAGGATGTTCATCAGGGTGGATTTGCCCGCGCCATTCTCGCCCACCAACCCGAGCGTTTGCCCGGCCGGCACGATGAAACTCACCTCCTTGAGCACGGGCACGCCGAAGAAGGATTTGGTGATGGCATGGAACTGGAGCGTGGGAACCGGTTGCGGGTTGCTGGTTCTTGGTTCTTGGTTCCTGGTTGCTGGTTTCTGGTTGTTGCCGGCGGAATGCATGTTTCGGAGTAGTAACTAAGAACAAAGAACAAAGAATTAAGAACCACCCCCCAACCTCGTCTTCACCGCATCCAAGCCGGCGGCGGCGAGGATGACCGCGCCCTTCACCATCATGATGCTGAAATGGGAGAGGTTCAGCAGGTTCAGGCTGTTGTCGAGCAGCGTCAGGAACAGCACGCCGAACACGGTCCACAGAACCTTGCCGCGGCCGCCATAAAGGCTCGTGCCGCCGATCACCGTCGCGCCAATGATGTCGAGCAGGTTGCTTCGCCAATGCACCGGGGATCCGCTCTCGAGACGGCCGGTGATCAGGACCGCCGCCACCCCCGCGCACAGGCCGCACCAAACATAGGCCAGGATCAGGGTGCGGTTGACCGGCACGCCGGAAACCAGCGCGACCTTGGGGTTGTGACCGATGGCATAGAGCCAGCGCCCAAGCAACGTCCGCGACAGGAGCAGATGCCCGGCCGCGGCGACAATCGCGGCAATCGCGCCCGCCAGCCAAGGGTTCTTGCCAAGCGCGAGGAAGCCGGAAGGCAGAGCCGCAATCGACTTGGCTTCGGTCAGCCAGATGGCGAAGCCGCTGAAGAACATCATGCCCGTGAGCGTGACCACGAACGGCGGCATGCGCAGTTGGGTGATCAACGTGCCATTGAGCAACCCAATGGCGGCGCCCAGAGCGACCATGGCCAGAACGCCCGCTGGAACAGCGGCCGCATGGCCAGCCAGCAATCCTTGATCGCCATTGATCAAGAGCGCGCCCGTCACGCTAGCCAGCGCAATGATCGAGGTGACCGAAAGGTCGATGCCGGCGGTGATCAGCACCACGGTCTGACCCGTGGCCACCACCAGCAAGGGCAGCATCGCCGAAAACACGTTGGCCAGGTTCCCGGCGGTGGCGAACCCGGGCGTGAACGGCGCCAGGGCGACGAAGTAGGCGGCACAGAGCAGGAGAGTCCAGTATTCGCTCGTCAGTATTCGTCTGAGAAAGGGGGGCATTGTTCGTCGTGCGTAGTTCCTTGTTCCTTGTTCTTGGTTCTTGGTTGTTAGTTCTTGGTCGAGTGCGGTTTGTTGGAGTTGTCGTCTGCGAAACGGCCGATCGAACCGAGGTAGGCACTCAGGCGCGGGCCGAGTTCGCGAACGAGGGCTTCAGCTTGCCGACCAGTTCCTTGGTCAACAGTTTGCGCTTGAACGCGCGCCGCAGCCAGTGGCGTGTCTCATTGAGCGATCCTCTTGCCGTGCGAACAAATCGCTTGTTGTCGGCGTGGCTTCCCCGACCGCAACCCTCCGCGATGTTCGCGCCGATACTGTCAGCAGATCGCACAATCTGGCCTCCGACGGTATTCCGAGCAAACCTATCCCATCGGATTACAATATCCCAAACTTCGTCGGCAATACGCTCAGATAATTGATACACGACAAGTTTTTCAAAATCAGTTGATGCCATGATTCGTTTCTCCTTTCCAGTGGCAGCCGTGACAGAAGCATCGACCCTCTGAAAAGCCAAGACCCAAGAACGAGGAACAAGGAACAAGGAACCAAGAACCAAGAACTACTTCCTAATCTGCGCCCCCCACATCCGCGCCTTCATTTGCTCCATATTAGCCTGGGTGATGACGAAGCCCGGGTCGCGAATCAACTCGGGGACCTGCTTCTTCTCGAGCAGGTCAAGGATGGCCTGCACGCTGGCCGAAGCCTCGAAGTAAACATCCTGAACTCCGGTCGCGTCGAGGTAGCCGTCCACCATCATTTGCCACGCGGTGGCGTCGCCGTCGAAGCCGCCGAGGATGACATGGCCCGGCGTGCCGATCTTGTGATACTTGCCCGCCTGTTTAAGGGCGGTGACGATCGAGGGGAACAGAAAGTCCGACGACGTGAAGAGGAAGCTGATGTCGGGATTCGCCTGGAGGGCATTGACCACTCCGGCTTGCGCCTTCTCCTGGTTCCACTCGGAGGGAACACGTGCGACGACTTCGATGATGTCCTCGTTTCCCTTCACGGCGGCGTCGAAGCCGTCACGCCGGCCGATGGCGTTCAGATCGCCCAGATCGCCCATGACGACCATGGCCTTGTGCTTGCGTCCGGTCTTGCGCGCTTCGGCCACCATGAACGCGACCGTCTCCTGCGCCAGCTTCAGGTTGTCCGCTTGCACACCGACGAATTTTGCCGACCCTGGATCCGCGATGCGGTTGAAGAGCACGACCGGAATTCCCGCGTCGTTGGCCGCCTTGATCGCGGGCACGGTGCTCTTCGCGTCCTTGGGCACCAGGATAATGCCGTCCACCTTTCGTGTGACGAGGTTCTTGACCTGTTCGAGTTGGCGGTTGGCGTCGCTATCGGCGATGGCCTCCAGAACTTTGATCTGGCGCTTCGACAACTCGGCCTTGATGGCCTCGAAGCCGGCGACCCAGTATTCAGTCTGCAGAGTTTCAAAGGCGACTCCGATGGTGAGAGCTTTGGCGTTCGCCCCCGGCGCTCCGCCAGAGGAATCGGATTTACCGCAGCCGCTGAGAAGGAGAGCGGCGAACGCGAAGCTCGCGAGCAGAAGGTGAGGGATTCGTTTAGGTTTGTAGTTCATGGCGTGGGGGATGTGTTATGGTGGAAAAAATCGAGCGTCACGACCGCGTGCGGCGGAAGCGTGATCTCCGGGCCGGTAACCGGCGTAAACTCTGCGCGAAACGTCTTGGGCTGATTCATCGCGGACAGGCTAATCGAGGCGTCCAGGGAACGCGATGAAACGATCCCGGAGAATTCATCGAGCCGGACCTTGCGGGAAGCGCGACTGAGGTTCGCCAGCAGCAGACGTCGACGTGCATTCTTCCGAAGAAACAACGAGGCGACGGCCAACGGGTCCGACGAGAGGGTAGGGGAGACTTCGCCGCCCGCGAATTCGGTCACGTCCGCCAGCACGTGATAGAGCGGGAACACGGCCCCCGGAACGGAGGGGAATTTCGCCGGGAGCGGTGAGCCGGCCGGTGTCTCCATCACGCCACGCCAGCCGGTCGTCTCATAGAACGTCACGCTGGCGGCTCCCGACTCGGCCACGGATTTGATCATCGCAAGCGTCCAAGCTGCGGCGAAGAGCGAGAGCTGGCGTGGATCCACCTGCGACGGCAGTTCACCGGCAGGCAAGGCGGGTGCGGGGCCGGTCGCGTACGGATTGAACCGTGGCCGAAGCGTGATGGGAGAAACCACGAGCGGTTTTCCCGGGAAGTAGCGGTGCACGCTGTTCAACTGATGCGCGGCGCCCTCGGGGGTTTCGGCAATGCTGGCGTCATCGAAGGCGTGCACCTGCGGATTCATCGACCAAGTGATGAGGTCGGCCTCCGCGGGTGGGCGCTGCAGATTAAGCTGGTAAAGATCCGCGTCGGTGCCGGCTCCGATCGGCACGCCGGGGAGGACCTCAGCCAGGGCCACGCGAGCCGCCCGGAGCGCAGCCAGCGTGGTGGATTCTTGGTGGCGGTGGAACACCAGCACGCGGGCGAGCTCTTCACGTTTGCCTGCCAGTGCTTCGGCCATCGGCGGCAGGCCCGCCTCTGGAGCCACATCCAGATGCAGCGCGACTTCCAGTTTCGCGGCCAACGGACCCGCTTCAGCGGCAGCGCGGTCGAGTTGTTGCCGCCAGCTTGCTTCCCATGGCCGCAGATCCACTCGCAGGTGGGCCGGGCGCAAGATCCGCAGCTGGTTCACTTCGTCGGCGAGGAGCGGTTGCCCGTGGCTTGCCATGCCCAACCCGATCGCCGGCAGCGGCGTGCCATCGCCCTGCACGCGCACGGTGACGGCGGCATCGGCCTGCGTCCGCAGCATCGGGCCGGATGCTCCGGATGCGGGCGGTGCCTGCTCCACGATGCGCAAGCGAACTTCCTGCCGCACGCGTGTTCCGGCTTTGATTTCCATCGGGAACGGCAGGCGCAGGGGCGTGCAGAAGGTCTTGAAGCTGGCGTCGATCCAGTTGCGCTGGTCCTCCATCTCGAAGAGGTCGCCTACAAAATCCAGCTCCGCCCACACGCCAGGCGCCACTTCATGGTCCAACCCCGCGAGATCGTGGAGCCACTTCACGGGTTGCTCGGCGGCGATGGTGTCCGGGAAGCAAAGCTCCCGTTCCGTGCCGTTGGCATAGCGCGCCCGGCATCTCGCGCCGGCGCACTCGCGGCTCGGATGGAGCACACAGAAGCCGATGCGATTCCGGCGGAACGCGCTCTTCGCTTCGCCGTCGAATGTGAATCGAATGCTTCCGTCGTCGCCGCCCTGGATGTCCGCGCGCCAGACGAAGTGAATGTCGTCCTGGCGGTGCGTGCTCACGTAGCGGACATGGAAGCCCATCCCGGTGGTCCGAACGTCCAGGTCCGAAATCACCCCGGGCACCGTGTTCCAGTCGTGGTTGCGCACTGCGGCGTAGATGCGCCGAATGACTTCACGGCCGCCCCACGTCACGTAGCGAAGGTCGCCCGCGTCGAGGAGCAGCGAGAACGGCCCGGCCTGCAACGGCCGGTGCGGTGAAGACGTGCCGTCGCTTGGCGCGAGGGGGGAAGCTTCCATAGGGGTCACGGCTGCAGGTGAATGACGCGATCCTTCGCCGCGCTTTCGTAAGCGGCAAACGTCAGTTCCATGGTCTTGAGGTTGTCGGCTCCGGTCGTCTCGCCGGGCCTCTCGCCGTGGAGCGCGCCGAGCAGGTCTCGCAGGCACGGCACCATGCTGGCCTGGGCGACGTCGTAGCGCGGATCGGCCCAGGAATAGCGCGGCGGCGGATGCCTCCGGCTGTGGGTGCCCTTTTTCGTGGTGATTCGCAGCCCGTAGTCGGCGGTAAGCTCGAGGCTGCCCTGCGGACCTTCCACGAAGGCCAGGGTCTGGGGAAAAATCTCCCGCTCGACCGGTGTCTTGGCGTAGGCCAGCTCGACGACCACGCTCGTGCGCGCCTTGCCCATGGCGAACAGGAGAGTGGCGACGTTCTCGCCCTTGACGGCGGGCCTCAGCGTCCGGTGCGTCTGGCCATAGACCGAGTGCGCTTCGCCGAAGCAGGCCCGGGCCGTGTCGAAGAGATGCACGCCAAGGTCGGTCATGATGAACCGTTCGAGCTCGCGCAAAGCAGGCTGATTGGCCCAGACGTCGAAGCCGGAAATCATCGTCAACCGCGCCCGAAACGGGGTGCCGATGGCCCCAGAACGCAGGGTTTCGATGAGCGCGCGCACCGGCGTCTGCCAGCGCCAGTTTTCATGGACGAAGAACGGCGTCTTCGCGCGGTCGAAGGCGGCGACCATCGCGCGTGCATCGGCCAGGGTGGGCGCCATCGGCTTCTGGCAGATGCAGGGGATGCGGTGTTTCGCGCAAAGCAGCGAGAGCGGCTTGTGCCCGCCGACTTCGGTGATGTTGTCCACGAAGTCCGGCTGGACCTCGCGCAGCAATTTCTCCGGGTCGTCATAAACTGCGGGCACGCCGAAATCGCGCGCGAAGGCCTCGGCGCGTTCGCGCGTGCGGTTGTAGATGGCGACACATTCTGTGCCGCCGATCTCACGCCAGGCCGCGAGTTGGACGCGCGACCAGAAGCCGGCCCCGAAGATGGCGAAGCGAAGGGGCTTCATCAGCCGTTCTCCGGCAGCTTTCCTTCCACGATCATTCGGACCTGCTCCTTCACGCTTTGCGGTTCGAAGAGCTTGCGCAGCCAATCGTCGGCGAAGATTTTGCGGCGGCCGTATTCCGCGATGAGTTTGGCCCCGTCGGAAAATGGAAACTGGGTTTTCCCAAAGCCGATACCCATTTCGACCTTGATGTGGCCATTCATGAAATCCTCGGCGGCGGCGCGCGGCACGCCCCGGCGCACCGTTTCCTCCAGCACCTCCCGCAGCGCCAGGACGAGTGCGATGCCGCAGGTTTCGGCCATGGTCGGCTCGAGAATCGCCATCTGCTCGACGGTGATCCGGTGCGAACGCGTGACGGGCGCATAGATGTCGCGCGCGATCCGTTCACCGAGCGCGTAATGCTCCTCGGGGCCCTGCATCAGGGCGCAGACGATCGCCTGACGGGCATGAGTGCCGCCGAAGAAATCGTTGATCTCAGCCTCGGTCTGGAAATGGTCGAACACATCCGGATGGCACGGATGCGAGACGAAGTAGGTGATGTCGGGCCGGACCGGCAGTTCGCCGGCATGAGCTGCCGCCGGGTCGAGGGTGAAGACCATGCAGCCGGGGCGCAGCCGTGGGACGACTTCGTGGGCCACTTTGCCGAGCACGCGGTCGGGCACCGCCAGGATGACGACATCCGCGGCACAGAGGGCCTCATCGCGCGGGGTCGGCGAGACGCCGCGCTCGCGGAGGTTGGCCAAGCCGCGTTCACCCGTCTCGACGTAGAGCAGCCGGTAGCCAGGGTCGTCCTTCAGATGATCGATGACGCGGCAGCCCATTTTTCCGCCGGCGCCGAGAAGGGCGAGACTGATCAGTGGTTTCTGGTTCATAAGTCTATGGTTCGTTGTTCCAATTCAGGCTCGCTTGAGCAAATTGGCCTCTTCACGTGGGTCGCGGCCCTCCCTGGAGGACATCGAGGAAGAAATGATCGCGGCCGACCTGGCCGCCCTTGAAGACAATTTCACAGCCATCCGCAATCCGTCCGGGGGCGTGAATCTTGCACAACGGCGATCCGGGTGCGATGGGGCCGACGTATTCGAGCGCCTCAACTCCCAGGGCGCGGGCCACGTGCATCGAGGTGTCGCCGCCGCAGACAACAGCCCGACGCAGGCCGGAACTGGCGAGCAATGTTTCCAGGATTCGTCCCAGGGAATCGCAGAGCTGCGACTGCTTTTCGCCGCCGAGTTTGGAGTCGTATCGCGCGTCGTCCGGTCCCCGGCTGCTATGGACGATCACAGAGCGCTGCTGTTCCAGGAGCGACTGGGCGTGTTGCAACACGGCTGCGATCGATGCCATCGGGGCGAGAAGCTCCGGTCCCGCGCCGATTTCCGCGAAGCCATGATCGATGGCCCGCTCAATCTGACGGTCCGTCACCGGCGAGCAGCTTCCGGAAACGGCGATAATCTGGTTCACCGCCTGGGGAGTGGGCAGGTCGAACCGGCGGGATGCGGAGGACGCGCCGGTGTCGTCCTGATTCATTCTCGGAGTGCTCCCAAGCGCTGTGCCGAATCTCCCATTCCAATGAGCCGTCAGCGCGTATTCAACTCCGCTGGAGCCGACGGTGAAAAGCGGTCCGCCTTTCGCCATTTCTTCGATCCTCCGGCCGATTTCCGGAAGGTGCTCCTCTCGCAGGGTGTCAAACAGCACGATTGGCGCGGCCTTTCCGCCCGCGGGACGGAGCGCAGAATCGGCGTCTTGCTCCAGCTTCAACACATCCACAAGCACCACCGGCAATGGCGTCTGTTCGGCAAGAATCAACCGGATGTCCGCCTCGCGCATGGGCGTGACCGGGTGGCGGCTCATGGTGGGATGGCGGTCGAGGCGGAACGGTTCCGTGTCGAGGCCGGAACGGGCGAAGAGATTTCCGAAGACGACGTATCTCCCAAGCACCGGCGCGCCCACCATGAGCGGCGTCGGCCGGTCGCCGAACACGCGCCGGCCGATCTCGATGGCGCGGCCTACGGAGCCGATCGTCGGTGAAGAGTCGAACGTCGAGCACATCTTGTAGTGGATGACCGGCGCGCCGCTGGACCGAAGCGCCTCGAAGGCAGGTGGCAACGCGCGCTCCATTTCCTCCGGCGACATTGTGCGCGAGCCGCCCGCGATGCCGAACGCACGCATTCCCGGATAGCGGGCCAGTTGGCCTGTCGTCGGCGGCTTCAGAAACAGCACCGTTCGCAGGCCGGCTTTCGACAACGCCTCCATCACATCGGTGGAACCGGTGAAGTCGTCGCCGTAGTAGGCTAGGAGAAGGTCGTGGTTCAAGGGTCGTGGTTCTTCGTGCTTTGCCTGTCTCGTTCGCAGTCCTCGGCCAGGGATCAAGAACCAAGAACCAGGAACCAAGAACCAGGAACTATGAACATCATCTCCCTCTTCCAAACTTATCCATCGTCTCCTTCAACTCAGGGTGCGTTGCCGCGTAGGTGTTCAAATCCACTCCCTTCACCGCCGCTTCCCAGGCCTGTTGCAGGCCGCGCAGACCGGCCGCCGGTCCCATGGGATGCGCCATGATCCCGCCGCCGGCGACATACATGAGATCGGTGGTGCCGGTGAGGCGAAAAGTCTCCGGGGCCTGGCCGCCCCATTGGCCGGAGCTGATCACCGGCATGGCGGTGTCGTCGGGCCGGAACATCGGCGTGCGACAGGCCTGGATGCTGCGCACGACCGAGTCGTCTGGTTCCCAGAATTTGTTCTGCAGCCCGTTGACGTGGAGGTGATCGGCGCCGGCCAGTCGCCAGAGCTTCTGCCAGGCGGGATACTCCACACCGAGGAGCGGATGTCGGGTGTAAAGGCCCCAGCCATTGCGATGACCATGGATGGGCAGCGCGCAGCGGCGTCGCAATTCGAGCAACCCGGGCAAACCGATGCTGTGCAGGCTCACCATCACGCAGGTGCCGCCGGCGGCCAGGACGGTGTCGTGATGCCGCAGCATCGCGTCGAGATCGTCAGTGATGTTGAACGCGAACATCACCTTCTTGCCCGTGCGATCGGCGAGTTCGTTGATCACCCTCATCACAGCGGCGACACGATCTTTCAACGGGCAATGCGGCCCGTCGGCTTGAAGTTCGTCGTCCTTGATGAAATCGATCCCCGCTTCGCCGAGCTCGCGCACGAGATCTGCGGTCTGGTCCGCGGTGAAGCCAACGCTCGGCTTGACGATCGTGCCGATGATGGGGCGGTCGTGAACGCCCGCCAGCTTCCGCGTGCCCGCGACGCTGAATTGCGGCCCCGGATACTTCGCGCCGAAGGCCGGCGGCAATTCGAGGTCGAGCAGCTTGCAGCCGGAGTGATCGCTCAACTCGTAAAGATTGCCGCATACCGTGGCGACGAGGGTGGGAAGGTTCGCGCCGAGATTGTCGAACGGAAACGCGAGCGTGATTTCAGCGCGCTGATATTGGAGCGGGTCGGACGCGCCCTTGGGCTTGCGTCCGCCCTGGAGGCTCGGCGCGTCCACCGTGTCGAGGAGCTTGATGTGAGTGACTTTGGCCCGCGCCCGGGCCTTCAATTCTTCCGTCTCCCCGGGCACCGGAAGGAACGTGCCGGACGATTGCTCGCCAGCAATCGTCTCCGCAACCTGGTCCAGCGGCAGGCAGGTCTCGATGCGGTAGCGGGCGATGATGTTGGGCTGGCTCATGGTCACGACGAGATCATCGCAGCGCCCGACCCGCGGTGAAAGCATTGATCATG from Verrucomicrobiota bacterium includes the following:
- a CDS encoding four-carbon acid sugar kinase family protein, translated to MEALSKAGLRTVLFLKPPTTGQLARYPGMRAFGIAGGSRTMSPEEMERALPPAFEALRSSGAPVIHYKMCSTFDSSPTIGSVGRAIEIGRRVFGDRPTPLMVGAPVLGRYVVFGNLFARSGLDTEPFRLDRHPTMSRHPVTPMREADIRLILAEQTPLPVVLVDVLKLEQDADSALRPAGGKAAPIVLFDTLREEHLPEIGRRIEEMAKGGPLFTVGSSGVEYALTAHWNGRFGTALGSTPRMNQDDTGASSASRRFDLPTPQAVNQIIAVSGSCSPVTDRQIERAIDHGFAEIGAGPELLAPMASIAAVLQHAQSLLEQQRSVIVHSSRGPDDARYDSKLGGEKQSQLCDSLGRILETLLASSGLRRAVVCGGDTSMHVARALGVEALEYVGPIAPGSPLCKIHAPGRIADGCEIVFKGGQVGRDHFFLDVLQGGPRPT
- a CDS encoding sugar ABC transporter substrate-binding protein, with product MNYKPKRIPHLLLASFAFAALLLSGCGKSDSSGGAPGANAKALTIGVAFETLQTEYWVAGFEAIKAELSKRQIKVLEAIADSDANRQLEQVKNLVTRKVDGIILVPKDAKSTVPAIKAANDAGIPVVLFNRIADPGSAKFVGVQADNLKLAQETVAFMVAEARKTGRKHKAMVVMGDLGDLNAIGRRDGFDAAVKGNEDIIEVVARVPSEWNQEKAQAGVVNALQANPDISFLFTSSDFLFPSIVTALKQAGKYHKIGTPGHVILGGFDGDATAWQMMVDGYLDATGVQDVYFEASASVQAILDLLEKKQVPELIRDPGFVITQANMEQMKARMWGAQIRK
- a CDS encoding semialdehyde dehydrogenase: MISLALLGAGGKMGCRVIDHLKDDPGYRLLYVETGERGLANLRERGVSPTPRDEALCAADVVILAVPDRVLGKVAHEVVPRLRPGCMVFTLDPAAAHAGELPVRPDITYFVSHPCHPDVFDHFQTEAEINDFFGGTHARQAIVCALMQGPEEHYALGERIARDIYAPVTRSHRITVEQMAILEPTMAETCGIALVLALREVLEETVRRGVPRAAAEDFMNGHIKVEMGIGFGKTQFPFSDGAKLIAEYGRRKIFADDWLRKLFEPQSVKEQVRMIVEGKLPENG
- a CDS encoding ribulose 1,5-bisphosphate carboxylase, yielding MSQPNIIARYRIETCLPLDQVAETIAGEQSSGTFLPVPGETEELKARARAKVTHIKLLDTVDAPSLQGGRKPKGASDPLQYQRAEITLAFPFDNLGANLPTLVATVCGNLYELSDHSGCKLLDLELPPAFGAKYPGPQFSVAGTRKLAGVHDRPIIGTIVKPSVGFTADQTADLVRELGEAGIDFIKDDELQADGPHCPLKDRVAAVMRVINELADRTGKKVMFAFNITDDLDAMLRHHDTVLAAGGTCVMVSLHSIGLPGLLELRRRCALPIHGHRNGWGLYTRHPLLGVEYPAWQKLWRLAGADHLHVNGLQNKFWEPDDSVVRSIQACRTPMFRPDDTAMPVISSGQWGGQAPETFRLTGTTDLMYVAGGGIMAHPMGPAAGLRGLQQAWEAAVKGVDLNTYAATHPELKETMDKFGRGR
- a CDS encoding Gfo/Idh/MocA family oxidoreductase; its protein translation is MKPLRFAIFGAGFWSRVQLAAWREIGGTECVAIYNRTRERAEAFARDFGVPAVYDDPEKLLREVQPDFVDNITEVGGHKPLSLLCAKHRIPCICQKPMAPTLADARAMVAAFDRAKTPFFVHENWRWQTPVRALIETLRSGAIGTPFRARLTMISGFDVWANQPALRELERFIMTDLGVHLFDTARACFGEAHSVYGQTHRTLRPAVKGENVATLLFAMGKARTSVVVELAYAKTPVEREIFPQTLAFVEGPQGSLELTADYGLRITTKKGTHSRRHPPPRYSWADPRYDVAQASMVPCLRDLLGALHGERPGETTGADNLKTMELTFAAYESAAKDRVIHLQP
- a CDS encoding ABC transporter permease, with product MPPFLRRILTSEYWTLLLCAAYFVALAPFTPGFATAGNLANVFSAMLPLLVVATGQTVVLITAGIDLSVTSIIALASVTGALLINGDQGLLAGHAAAVPAGVLAMVALGAAIGLLNGTLITQLRMPPFVVTLTGMMFFSGFAIWLTEAKSIAALPSGFLALGKNPWLAGAIAAIVAAAGHLLLSRTLLGRWLYAIGHNPKVALVSGVPVNRTLILAYVWCGLCAGVAAVLITGRLESGSPVHWRSNLLDIIGATVIGGTSLYGGRGKVLWTVFGVLFLTLLDNSLNLLNLSHFSIMMVKGAVILAAAGLDAVKTRLGGGS